One genomic window of Leptospira paudalimensis includes the following:
- a CDS encoding LIC11274 family protein, whose product MKQSLLILMMSLVMQAPMFAESVSSKSYQKRIELLTYLRELEPIVKNFRGEDAEGKPTELNAPEGKEGFRMKKYLEAKRIYQEGLQYHFEGNFSSAYQRFLECQLGIEKMTEELSQLYILRAEEMMKTAMERKNPNNPMDKALLDISIEYGKGSYFRQDVMDLPREAPYQRRMYDPKEAHYSYNKYDIEKNMELGYKHLGLAKEARANALKVEKNLEKHQKLQPSHRKYRIDLYFGAINLARDSKANAINIYKLKYPYDNYYLNNSQAKTEVSKDETGATVEGQPVKIDGVTYDFSKNPYVKYDHRLQAMFDVRVPEEYRVDHADVRGRVYDLDSNNMVFMKYDQERKKALNVPAKPAQGSTTTPQQ is encoded by the coding sequence ATGAAACAATCCCTTCTTATTCTCATGATGAGTCTCGTGATGCAAGCACCTATGTTTGCGGAATCAGTCTCTAGTAAATCCTATCAAAAACGTATCGAGCTTTTGACTTACCTCCGTGAGCTTGAGCCAATCGTCAAAAACTTTCGTGGTGAAGATGCGGAAGGAAAACCAACAGAGCTCAATGCTCCAGAAGGAAAAGAAGGCTTCCGTATGAAAAAATACTTAGAAGCCAAACGCATTTACCAAGAAGGGTTACAATACCATTTTGAAGGTAATTTTTCCTCTGCCTACCAAAGGTTCCTAGAATGCCAATTGGGAATTGAAAAAATGACAGAAGAACTTTCCCAGTTGTACATCCTCCGTGCCGAAGAAATGATGAAAACGGCAATGGAACGCAAAAATCCAAACAACCCAATGGACAAAGCACTGCTTGATATTTCCATTGAGTATGGAAAAGGATCTTACTTCCGCCAAGACGTAATGGACCTTCCTCGTGAAGCACCTTACCAAAGAAGGATGTACGATCCAAAAGAAGCACACTATAGTTACAATAAGTACGACATTGAAAAAAATATGGAGCTTGGATACAAACACTTAGGTCTTGCGAAAGAAGCAAGAGCCAATGCGTTAAAGGTGGAAAAAAATCTTGAGAAACACCAAAAACTCCAACCTTCACACAGAAAGTATCGTATTGATTTGTATTTTGGTGCGATCAACTTAGCTCGTGATTCAAAAGCCAATGCGATCAATATCTATAAATTAAAATACCCTTATGATAATTATTACCTCAATAACTCACAGGCAAAAACAGAAGTTTCTAAAGATGAAACTGGTGCAACTGTAGAAGGCCAACCAGTTAAAATTGATGGAGTTACTTATGACTTTTCTAAAAACCCTTATGTTAAGTATGACCATAGACTCCAAGCGATGTTTGATGTAAGAGTGCCAGAAGAATACCGTGTAGACCATGCAGATGTAAGAGGACGTGTTTATGATTTGGATTCCAATAATATGGTGTTCATGAAATACGACCAAGAACGAAAAAAAGCTCTGAATGTGCCTGCGAAACCAGCCCAAGGAAGCACTACCACTCCGCAACAATAA
- the truA gene encoding tRNA pseudouridine(38-40) synthase TruA, whose product MPNYALLVEYDGTNFYGWQKQKDLPTVQFSIESALEIILRRNPASRLSVAGRTDTGVHGLGMVCNFKTEFPIPNFHKLLVSLNALTPKGVSIKNVVEVPPEFHARFSCTGREYIYKLYYSKYESSFIEGRAYWVKHHIDWELVQKQLDVLVGEKDFRSLAKAKSMSGKRSIREILAINLEQLAPDWYQIRIRANGFMHNMVRITVGTLLDIGKGRWESRSIDSILEEKNRSRAGVTLPPDGLYFVRAYYEDHPEIHELYKISLP is encoded by the coding sequence TTGCCCAATTACGCACTTCTAGTCGAATATGATGGCACCAATTTTTATGGGTGGCAAAAACAAAAAGACCTACCCACTGTCCAGTTTTCGATCGAATCTGCTCTTGAGATCATCTTAAGAAGGAATCCCGCTTCACGTCTGTCAGTTGCCGGAAGAACGGACACAGGTGTACACGGGCTTGGAATGGTTTGTAATTTTAAAACAGAATTCCCAATTCCCAATTTTCACAAATTATTAGTCTCACTCAATGCGTTAACACCGAAAGGTGTTTCGATTAAAAATGTAGTCGAAGTTCCACCTGAATTCCATGCAAGGTTCAGTTGTACAGGCCGAGAGTATATTTATAAATTATACTATAGTAAATATGAAAGTAGTTTTATAGAAGGCCGAGCATATTGGGTGAAACACCATATCGACTGGGAATTGGTACAAAAACAATTGGATGTCTTGGTAGGAGAAAAAGATTTTCGATCCCTAGCAAAGGCAAAATCGATGTCAGGGAAACGATCCATCCGGGAGATTTTGGCCATCAATTTGGAACAATTGGCTCCTGATTGGTACCAAATCCGGATCCGGGCCAACGGATTTATGCACAATATGGTGCGAATCACAGTTGGAACTTTACTGGACATCGGAAAGGGACGTTGGGAATCTAGATCCATAGACTCCATATTGGAAGAAAAGAACCGTTCGCGAGCTGGGGTGACTCTCCCGCCGGATGGACTCTATTTTGTCCGTGCGTATTACGAAGATCATCCGGAAATTCATGAATTGTACAAAATCTCTCTTCCTTAG
- a CDS encoding LTA synthase family protein: protein MLKLFLKPKFSDRIFLTYVGFGFLTLFLHRILFFYVYSYRLEKIDFFLILKAFLIGFRFDLVTVSIVLVGFYILSIWEYASKFRFYKNLWLVTPLILYPIGVLHLFADLLYFENANKHIGYEAIVFLGDLDVLISSAFSEAPFKILSFLFFIVAYVYGIRIWFLKNKIGYQSYESEPKRFSIPTVVIWLLFFFLGLRGGPQESPLRASEAIISDDALINQIALNGIYTTINDFKSQSIPKHLKMSDAEMLSIVKEEVQFEGSEFVNDPNFPLLRKLNEIPGKKPTNVVLVIQESWTGKFVWPMSDGIFLGKEVTPYYNQLARKGHSFKRFYANGGRTSNALLSVLTSIPDRPGLTAIRTPQILSNFSALGNIFSELGYETSFITGDDLKFDSLVTILPHFGFKTLIGKEDFRKEGYKIGAWGYDDEHLYTKALETMDAYEKEKKPFVMTILTMTTHYPYKVPDKKYEIFDSNVTDYDYLNTYHYSDAALEVFMKEIQKRKYFEDTLFVFVGDHTHHRYLSYFEDRMVPFLLYAPNHIKPKLDERIASQLDVLPTILGAIGKKTYFAGFGKNLLAPNVKSGSTYFAYGSACGWIDEEKILYQSVDGDTQFIFQMVPPYAEDPVCNPNRTNCTAQTLKAKAFFNLSLELMNRNSIYPLEGSLRYSRK from the coding sequence ATGCTGAAGTTGTTTTTGAAACCTAAATTTTCAGACCGTATTTTTCTAACATATGTAGGCTTTGGATTTTTAACTCTTTTCCTTCATCGAATTCTATTTTTTTATGTATATTCCTACCGTTTAGAAAAAATCGATTTTTTCTTAATTTTGAAAGCATTTCTAATTGGGTTTCGATTCGATCTTGTGACAGTCTCAATCGTGTTAGTTGGATTTTATATTTTATCGATTTGGGAGTATGCTTCAAAATTCAGGTTTTACAAAAATCTGTGGCTCGTTACACCACTCATCCTCTATCCAATTGGTGTATTACATCTTTTTGCTGATTTATTATATTTTGAAAATGCAAACAAACACATTGGTTATGAAGCTATCGTTTTTTTGGGTGATTTAGATGTATTGATTTCATCTGCCTTTTCGGAAGCTCCATTTAAAATATTATCTTTTTTATTCTTCATAGTTGCTTATGTATATGGAATACGAATTTGGTTTCTTAAGAACAAAATTGGTTACCAAAGTTATGAATCTGAACCTAAACGATTCTCAATTCCAACGGTTGTCATCTGGCTTTTGTTTTTCTTTTTAGGTTTACGTGGAGGGCCACAAGAATCACCTCTCAGAGCCAGTGAAGCAATCATTTCTGATGACGCTCTCATCAATCAAATTGCATTAAATGGAATTTATACAACCATCAATGATTTTAAAAGCCAATCCATTCCCAAACATCTCAAAATGAGCGATGCAGAAATGCTTTCGATTGTAAAAGAGGAAGTTCAATTTGAAGGTTCAGAATTTGTGAATGATCCAAACTTTCCCTTATTAAGAAAACTAAATGAAATTCCTGGAAAAAAACCAACCAATGTAGTGTTAGTGATCCAAGAATCTTGGACAGGTAAATTTGTTTGGCCAATGTCGGATGGTATTTTTTTAGGAAAGGAAGTTACGCCGTATTACAATCAATTGGCGAGAAAAGGCCATAGTTTTAAACGATTTTATGCCAATGGGGGAAGGACAAGTAATGCGTTATTGTCAGTATTAACAAGTATCCCAGACAGACCAGGACTAACAGCCATTCGAACACCACAAATCCTAAGTAATTTTTCTGCTTTAGGAAATATTTTTTCAGAGTTAGGTTACGAAACCAGTTTTATCACGGGTGATGATTTGAAGTTTGATAGTTTGGTTACCATTTTACCTCATTTTGGATTTAAAACTTTAATCGGAAAAGAAGACTTCCGTAAAGAAGGGTATAAAATTGGTGCATGGGGGTATGATGATGAACATCTTTATACCAAAGCACTGGAAACAATGGATGCATATGAAAAAGAAAAAAAACCTTTTGTGATGACGATCCTTACCATGACAACCCATTATCCCTATAAAGTACCAGACAAAAAATATGAAATTTTCGATTCGAATGTTACAGATTATGATTATTTAAATACCTATCATTATTCTGATGCTGCCTTAGAAGTTTTTATGAAGGAAATACAGAAACGAAAATACTTTGAGGATACATTATTTGTATTTGTTGGTGACCATACCCACCATCGGTATTTATCCTATTTTGAAGATCGAATGGTGCCATTTTTACTATATGCTCCAAATCACATTAAACCAAAGTTAGATGAAAGAATCGCTTCACAATTAGATGTATTACCAACGATTTTAGGTGCCATTGGTAAAAAAACGTATTTTGCTGGATTTGGTAAAAATTTACTAGCACCGAATGTAAAATCAGGGAGTACTTATTTTGCTTATGGAAGTGCTTGTGGTTGGATTGATGAAGAAAAGATCCTCTACCAAAGTGTTGATGGAGACACACAATTTATATTCCAAATGGTGCCTCCTTATGCAGAAGATCCGGTCTGTAACCCAAACCGAACAAATTGTACGGCACAAACATTAAAGGCAAAAGCCTTTTTTAATTTGTCTTTGGAGTTAATGAATCGGAATTCAATTTATCCATTGGAAGGGAGTTTACGGTACTCCAGGAAATGA
- a CDS encoding DUF2225 domain-containing protein has product MSQAAAQSKKVSFRAKESTACPICDENHQKEQMFQGGGRLIAGKLAQDLRRLYEKNKKFGRVSPLDYVMTVCPRCLYSSFPKDWNALNPADNEAIRMATDARRSYIEKILGPLDFTQDRQIVLGAASYLLGMDCYQLRGVSVAPTPKKAVCAIRAAWYFSDLHDEFPNLGYDKIRDLLYQKAAVIYGYTLELMQNGNEPVDQAAGMLGPDTDNNWGFDGVIYLNAFLTKKFKDQMAPKPEDQVLLLSRAKRTLARLYGSGKASKGKPGPIVEMTRELYDEYNAILEEMGGEK; this is encoded by the coding sequence ATGTCCCAAGCCGCCGCCCAGTCAAAAAAAGTATCTTTTCGTGCCAAAGAGTCTACAGCTTGTCCGATTTGTGATGAAAATCACCAAAAGGAGCAGATGTTCCAGGGGGGTGGAAGGCTCATCGCTGGGAAATTAGCCCAAGATTTACGCCGTTTGTATGAAAAAAATAAAAAATTTGGTCGTGTGAGTCCACTGGATTATGTCATGACCGTCTGTCCACGTTGTCTGTATTCTTCCTTTCCTAAAGATTGGAACGCACTAAACCCAGCAGACAACGAAGCCATTCGAATGGCAACTGATGCTCGCCGTAGTTATATCGAAAAAATCCTTGGGCCACTTGATTTTACTCAAGACCGCCAAATTGTGTTAGGTGCTGCTTCCTATTTACTCGGAATGGATTGTTACCAATTGCGAGGTGTGAGTGTTGCCCCGACTCCCAAAAAAGCAGTTTGTGCCATTCGAGCTGCTTGGTACTTCTCTGACCTACATGATGAATTTCCAAATTTAGGATATGACAAAATCAGAGACTTACTCTACCAAAAAGCAGCAGTAATTTACGGATATACATTAGAACTTATGCAGAATGGAAACGAACCCGTTGACCAAGCTGCAGGTATGCTTGGACCTGATACCGATAACAACTGGGGATTTGATGGTGTTATTTATCTAAATGCTTTCCTAACAAAAAAATTCAAAGACCAAATGGCTCCCAAACCAGAGGACCAGGTTTTACTCCTATCACGTGCTAAACGAACACTTGCTAGGTTGTATGGATCAGGAAAGGCAAGTAAAGGAAAACCAGGCCCAATTGTCGAAATGACACGCGAATTGTACGACGAATACAACGCTATCCTCGAAGAAATGGGAGGCGAGAAGTAA
- a CDS encoding lysophospholipid acyltransferase family protein produces MAKIPVVDNLIEKNLHGLSVHYGRLVMKVYLRITLLVFGKASPYLIRGLYHAISGNKEKRIKEFLEGTKIWAEDVKKITKTNVIVFNQFTVPEKGHMIFLNHVNEMDFPYDCYVIRKPFLANQVIKKAWFAYWWMTAMGSQVFDNSKAMSIAVSVKNLIEGLKTTSYIVYPEGKNTYSEEIQPLKKGMVKIAFDQKIPVFVAIKSGVTTYQEYQKGNVVGYLGLGIHHPNDFSSWEEFQNHLYQVMHSKKLELDGMLEVERNKLQST; encoded by the coding sequence ATGGCGAAAATTCCAGTTGTAGATAACTTAATTGAAAAAAACTTACACGGACTAAGCGTTCACTACGGGCGTTTGGTGATGAAGGTATACTTACGGATCACTCTGTTAGTATTCGGAAAAGCGAGTCCATACTTAATTCGTGGTTTGTATCATGCAATTTCAGGGAACAAAGAAAAGAGAATAAAGGAATTTTTAGAAGGCACTAAAATTTGGGCCGAAGATGTCAAAAAAATTACAAAAACAAATGTAATTGTCTTCAATCAATTTACAGTTCCTGAAAAAGGACATATGATTTTTTTGAATCACGTAAACGAGATGGATTTTCCTTACGATTGTTATGTGATCAGAAAACCATTTTTAGCTAACCAAGTGATTAAAAAAGCATGGTTCGCTTACTGGTGGATGACTGCTATGGGTTCTCAAGTATTTGATAACTCAAAGGCAATGTCAATTGCAGTCTCTGTTAAAAATCTAATCGAAGGATTAAAAACAACTTCCTATATCGTTTATCCAGAAGGGAAAAATACATACAGTGAAGAAATCCAACCCTTAAAAAAAGGAATGGTGAAAATTGCTTTTGACCAAAAAATTCCTGTTTTTGTGGCTATTAAATCAGGCGTTACCACATACCAAGAATACCAAAAAGGAAATGTGGTCGGATATTTGGGACTTGGTATCCATCATCCAAATGATTTTTCCAGTTGGGAAGAATTCCAGAATCATCTTTATCAAGTAATGCATTCCAAAAAACTTGAGTTAGATGGTATGTTAGAAGTGGAACGAAACAAACTTCAATCCACTTAA
- a CDS encoding dual specificity protein phosphatase family protein: MNSESAILFTQCLQNDFTSLLDQYDPLPNSLHVGYAEANRLLGEMVEDGPVFSLMDWAYESNPKQLKIIHIRDWHDPNAKSQEDHLVQFGYHCLKDTKGAEFVFQNWIESDPNRAEIINASGLNDFVDTNLESVLQPYKGKPLKVGITGVWTEAKVTFLCYDLKTRYPEFDIAVCSALTASSSLSMHFIALDQLKQILGVKVYSSIGAFTEFLTGEQPNLQKRISTNARISSDKLKLDPKYPISDLDKQILLYLFRDCKDVEFKTLDGGFSGNVVLKSKSIDHLGHSQVPCVVKIGNRDLIAKERTSFERIQEVLGNNAPSIVDFCELNDRGAIKYRYAAMLDGNVRTFQKLYGLMQDGTGLDRIIDIVFGEQLGRLFEATSTEKLNLLEYYDFQSKYAKSVRTRVESLLGGPQTTDTISIFPGYEVTNPCSFYEKDLSSLKEYNAITHNTSYVHGDLNGANIIIDAQDNVWMIDFFHTHRGHILRDLLKLENDVLYIFCKIESETEWKEAVVLTNFLHNQEDLGIPLSFDPPKELSNEKLRKAYRVIAKLRSYYPKLVKLDRDPYQMHVGALRYAMHTLSFDECNDWQKKWALYVGGQLIHKIKSYIQKSKVLRIDYLKPIKNQNEIITKIGLTILPGRKDRGRVLLDDLQTIKEEGITHILSLITEQEYNQYGVNELKTEIPKFGIEQKQISILDQKVPSMEQMKEIVIWMDTILSQDQKVLIHCVGGLGRSGTVASAYLIWKFKMDSDSAIQKVRESRSERAVESHEQIRFLKEWENLYLD, encoded by the coding sequence ATGAATTCAGAATCTGCAATTTTATTTACCCAATGTTTACAGAATGATTTTACTTCTCTTTTGGATCAATACGATCCACTTCCCAATTCATTACATGTTGGCTATGCAGAAGCCAATCGTTTATTAGGTGAAATGGTTGAAGACGGTCCTGTTTTTTCCCTCATGGACTGGGCATACGAATCAAATCCAAAACAACTCAAGATCATCCATATTCGAGATTGGCATGACCCAAACGCAAAATCACAAGAAGACCATCTAGTCCAGTTTGGATACCATTGTCTAAAGGATACAAAGGGAGCCGAATTTGTATTTCAAAATTGGATTGAATCGGATCCCAATCGCGCAGAGATCATCAATGCTTCTGGATTAAATGACTTTGTAGATACGAATTTAGAATCCGTTTTACAACCATACAAAGGAAAACCATTAAAAGTTGGGATCACAGGTGTTTGGACAGAAGCCAAAGTTACCTTTTTATGTTATGACTTAAAAACAAGATACCCAGAATTCGATATTGCAGTTTGTTCTGCCCTCACCGCTAGTTCCTCTTTATCAATGCATTTTATCGCTTTAGACCAACTCAAACAAATATTAGGTGTGAAAGTGTATTCATCCATTGGTGCGTTTACTGAATTTTTAACAGGAGAACAACCAAATTTACAAAAACGAATTTCAACCAATGCAAGAATCTCAAGTGATAAACTAAAATTGGATCCTAAATATCCAATTTCAGATTTAGACAAACAAATCCTACTCTACTTATTCCGAGATTGTAAAGATGTTGAATTCAAAACATTGGATGGTGGTTTTTCAGGTAATGTAGTTTTAAAATCCAAATCCATAGATCACTTAGGACATTCTCAAGTGCCTTGTGTTGTCAAAATTGGGAATCGTGATTTGATTGCAAAAGAAAGAACTTCCTTTGAAAGGATCCAAGAAGTATTAGGAAATAATGCTCCTTCAATTGTCGATTTCTGCGAGTTAAATGATCGTGGGGCAATCAAATACCGTTATGCAGCTATGTTAGATGGGAATGTAAGGACATTCCAAAAACTTTATGGATTGATGCAGGATGGCACTGGTCTCGATCGAATCATTGACATTGTATTTGGTGAACAACTTGGACGTCTGTTTGAAGCGACATCCACGGAAAAACTAAATTTACTCGAATATTATGATTTCCAATCTAAGTATGCAAAGTCAGTTCGAACAAGAGTAGAATCTTTATTAGGTGGTCCACAGACAACTGATACAATTTCCATATTCCCAGGGTATGAAGTCACGAATCCATGTTCCTTTTATGAGAAGGACCTATCTTCACTTAAAGAATACAACGCAATCACACATAATACTTCCTATGTCCATGGTGACCTAAATGGAGCGAACATCATCATCGATGCCCAAGACAATGTTTGGATGATTGATTTTTTTCATACCCACAGAGGGCATATTCTTAGAGATTTATTAAAATTAGAAAACGACGTATTGTATATTTTTTGTAAAATCGAATCTGAAACTGAATGGAAAGAAGCCGTTGTCCTTACTAATTTTTTACATAATCAAGAAGACTTAGGAATCCCACTTTCCTTTGATCCACCAAAAGAACTTTCCAATGAAAAACTTCGGAAAGCCTACCGAGTGATTGCCAAACTAAGATCTTATTATCCAAAACTTGTCAAACTAGACAGAGACCCATACCAAATGCATGTAGGTGCATTACGATATGCGATGCACACCCTCTCCTTCGATGAATGTAATGATTGGCAAAAAAAATGGGCTCTGTATGTGGGAGGACAACTCATCCATAAAATCAAATCGTACATCCAAAAATCGAAGGTATTACGGATTGATTATTTAAAACCAATCAAGAATCAAAATGAAATCATTACCAAGATTGGTCTTACCATTTTACCAGGAAGAAAAGACCGTGGAAGAGTATTGTTAGATGATTTACAAACCATAAAGGAAGAAGGTATCACACACATTCTTAGTCTCATCACCGAACAAGAATACAATCAATATGGCGTGAATGAGCTAAAAACTGAAATTCCAAAATTCGGAATCGAACAAAAACAAATTTCAATCTTAGACCAAAAGGTTCCTAGTATGGAACAAATGAAAGAGATTGTAATTTGGATGGATACGATCCTCTCCCAAGATCAGAAAGTATTAATCCATTGTGTTGGTGGTCTTGGGCGTTCTGGAACAGTTGCAAGTGCTTATTTAATCTGGAAATTTAAAATGGATTCTGATTCAGCGATCCAGAAGGTAAGAGAATCGAGAAGTGAACGTGCAGTTGAATCACACGAACAAATCCGATTCCTAAAAGAGTGGGAAAATTTGTATTTGGATTAA